The DNA window TGCACGGCCTCATCCTGACGTTGCGACCATAATCGACATGTGAGCGCTGCGGGCAGCGTCGTCACGCCATCTTGCCAGCGATGAATCGTGATTCACCGATGCCAATGCGAGCTCGACTCATTTTGGCTGCCGGCTCGCCCACATGTTATCGACCAGATTGGGATACCGCCGCCCTGCTTCTTCGGCACGTTGTTTTGCTGCGGCCTTCTGCGCATCCGTCAGCGGCGTGGATGCGGATTTACGCTTGGGATTAGGGCGTTTCCACGGCGGTGGAGTAAATTCGGTCATGGCACTGTTCGTTCCGCTCGCGATCGAGCCAGCAGTCTCACTGCCAGGCCGTGAGTTGGTCGTGGATACAAAAACGTGCAGCCAATGCAGCCTGTTGCGCAGCGACGGAGTTCGCCCGCAACGCATCGCTGCAAGTGGCAGCGCTGAGTGCTCCAGACCGTCTCCAACCGACCACATCTCAGCAACTTGCGACCCATCAACAACTCACCACCAACGTGCGCTGCCGACGCTCCTGCCACACCGCCAGTGCATAGACCAACAGACCGCCGAGCGCAGTCGCCGCGCCAACATAACCGGTGGAGGTCCAGCCCCACCCTGCGGTGATCGCCATACCGCCCAGCCATGGGCCAAGTGCATTGGCGGTGTTGAACGCCGCATGGTTGGACGCTGCAGCCAGCGTCTGCGCATCGGCCGCCACGTCCATTAACCGCGTCTGCAATGCCGGCGCCAGGGCGCCCATCGTGCCGACCGCCACGATGGAGACGAACACCCATAACCCCGAGTGCGCAGCCAATGGAAAGGTCAGCATCACCGCCACCGACCAGACCAACAGCACCGCCACCGCGCGGAACTGCATGCGATCGAACAACCACCCACCGAGGATGCTGCCGAGCACGCCGCCCACGCCGAATGCGACCATGGCCACCGGAATGCGCGCCGGCTCCACGCCGGTGACGGCGGTCAAGGTCGGCGCCAGGTAACTGAAGACGCAGAACATTCCGGAAAATCCCACCGCCCCAATCGCCAACGCCAGCCACACCTGCGCCTGATTGAACACACGCAGCTCGCGCAACGGCTGCTGCCGCAGTTCGTCCGGCTGCGGCGGCAGCAAGGCCGCAACGGCGGCGACAGTGCCTAGCGCAATCACCGAGACGGACGCATACGCCCAGCGCCAACTCGCGCTCTGGCCCAGCCAGGTCGCCAACGGATTGCCTACCAGCAAGGCGACGCTCAAGCCCAATAGCACGCGACCCACCGCGGTGGCACGTTGATTGGGCGGGCTGATCGAGGCGGCCACCAACGAAGCGACACCGAAATACGCACCATGCGGCAAGCCGGCGATGAAGCGACACAGCAGCATCGTGTGATAGCTCGGCGCCAACGCACTGGCGAGGTTACCCAGCGCGTAGAACACCATCAAAAGCAGCAATAAGATGCGCCGCGGCCAGCGTGCGCCCAAAATCGCCAGCAACGGCGCACCGACCACCACACCCAACGCGTAGGCACTGATGACGTGGCCCACCTGAGGCTCGCTGATCTGCAAGCCCTGCGAGATCTGGGTCATCAGGCCCATCGTGGAAAATTCGCTGATGCCGATCGCAAAGCCGCCCATCGCCAGCGCCAAGAGAATCAACACGTAATCACGCCGGGACACGCGCGGCGGTGAGAGCTCGGTATCGGACATGCCCGACTCCAGAAATGGCGGGGCGGCTTAGTATTGTGCAATGCCGCAATCGATGAAAGGCCGTTGCTCTGTGCAATCCAGCGCCAGGTCCTGGCGCGCCACGGTCCTACAGGTTTCATTGCCCGGGAGACGCTGTGTCCTGTTGGCACCACTCGAATCTGGCTGGTTCCGACTCCATTGCTGAGGAGCACCGCGATCGGCGCGGCGTCGCGCTTGGCGCGTAATCAACCTCGACTGGTTGCTGATGTTCCAATCCACCGAATCCCCGTTGTTCTTCCCGGTGCGCCTGGGCGCGCTGGAGCTTGCCAACCGCGTGATCAGGTGTTCAATACCAGACCAT is part of the Xanthomonas fragariae genome and encodes:
- a CDS encoding MFS transporter, with translation MSDTELSPPRVSRRDYVLILLALAMGGFAIGISEFSTMGLMTQISQGLQISEPQVGHVISAYALGVVVGAPLLAILGARWPRRILLLLLMVFYALGNLASALAPSYHTMLLCRFIAGLPHGAYFGVASLVAASISPPNQRATAVGRVLLGLSVALLVGNPLATWLGQSASWRWAYASVSVIALGTVAAVAALLPPQPDELRQQPLRELRVFNQAQVWLALAIGAVGFSGMFCVFSYLAPTLTAVTGVEPARIPVAMVAFGVGGVLGSILGGWLFDRMQFRAVAVLLVWSVAVMLTFPLAAHSGLWVFVSIVAVGTMGALAPALQTRLMDVAADAQTLAAASNHAAFNTANALGPWLGGMAITAGWGWTSTGYVGAATALGGLLVYALAVWQERRQRTLVVSC